A section of the Roseivirga sp. BDSF3-8 genome encodes:
- the hisS gene encoding histidine--tRNA ligase, translating into MSNQKPSLPKGTRDFGPAQMVRRNYIFDTIRSVFKKFGYQPLETPSMENLSVLTGKYGDEGDQLLFKILNTGEFLKKTRATDYEAGESAMLSKIAEKGLRYDLTVPFARYVVMNRSDITFPFRRYQIQPVWRADRPQRGRYREFYQCDADVVGTDSLICEAEIMQMISEAFGKLGLKDYTVSLNSRKVLTGITEAIGAAGKEAEFCVAIDKLDKIGEEKVMDELRGRGFSEEAIEKARPVLNMDKGNDGRLAALEKMFAASEAGRKGLEEIRTIFSLMQAMNVSTERISFDPTLARGLSYYTGAIWEVKVNNVKMGSVSGGGRYDNLTGVFGMPDMSGVGFSFGVDRIYDVLEELDLFPLDVLESTRVLFINFDDKSTMAVLPLLTDLRNEGINCEVYPDAVKLKKQMNYADKKGIPYVVLAGSEEIASGKYTLKNMTTGEQVQLTPTEIISRMKAN; encoded by the coding sequence AAATTTGGCTATCAGCCACTGGAGACACCCAGTATGGAAAACCTTAGTGTACTTACCGGAAAATACGGGGACGAAGGCGATCAATTGCTCTTCAAGATCCTGAACACCGGCGAATTCCTGAAGAAGACCCGTGCGACTGACTATGAAGCCGGTGAAAGCGCGATGCTCTCCAAAATAGCCGAAAAAGGGCTACGCTATGACCTTACGGTGCCATTTGCCCGCTATGTGGTCATGAATCGTAGTGATATAACCTTTCCCTTCCGCCGCTACCAGATACAGCCGGTATGGCGGGCAGACCGCCCCCAGCGGGGTCGCTACCGTGAGTTTTACCAGTGTGATGCCGACGTAGTGGGTACTGATTCGCTCATATGCGAGGCGGAGATCATGCAGATGATCAGCGAAGCCTTTGGCAAACTGGGCCTGAAAGACTATACGGTAAGCCTCAATAGCCGTAAGGTGCTCACCGGCATTACCGAAGCCATTGGAGCAGCCGGAAAAGAAGCTGAATTTTGCGTGGCAATAGACAAGCTGGACAAGATAGGCGAGGAAAAGGTAATGGACGAACTGCGGGGCCGGGGCTTTAGCGAGGAAGCTATAGAGAAGGCACGCCCCGTACTGAACATGGACAAGGGAAATGACGGTCGGCTGGCTGCCCTGGAAAAAATGTTTGCTGCCAGTGAGGCGGGCCGAAAGGGACTGGAGGAAATACGCACTATATTCTCTCTGATGCAGGCGATGAACGTAAGCACAGAGCGCATCTCATTTGATCCTACCCTGGCAAGGGGACTCTCTTACTACACTGGTGCCATATGGGAAGTAAAGGTGAATAATGTGAAGATGGGCAGTGTCTCGGGTGGTGGCCGCTACGACAACCTTACCGGCGTATTCGGCATGCCTGACATGTCCGGCGTAGGCTTCAGCTTTGGCGTAGACCGCATCTACGACGTACTGGAGGAGCTGGACCTGTTCCCCTTGGATGTACTTGAGTCTACCCGCGTCCTGTTCATTAACTTTGACGACAAAAGCACCATGGCTGTGCTTCCTCTGCTTACGGACCTTCGGAACGAGGGCATCAACTGCGAAGTGTATCCGGACGCCGTCAAACTGAAAAAGCAAATGAACTATGCCGATAAAAAAGGAATCCCCTATGTGGTGCTGGCCGGCTCTGAAGAAATAGCCTCCGGCAAATATACCCTGAAGAATATGACTACGGGGGAGCAGGTGCAACTGACTCCCACTGAGATTATCAGCCGCATGAAGGCTAACTGA
- the hutH gene encoding histidine ammonia-lyase, which produces MMSTHIIDPTKELTFEHLNILVRPGTTIELSDEAIKKIEKCRAYLDKTVKDSVMPVYGVNTGFGSLYKKNIPAESLTELQVNLVRSHACGAGREIPSEIVRLMLALKVQSLSYGHSGVQLVTVQRLIDMFNAGICPVVYEFGSLGASGDLAPLAHLSLPLIGEGEVILDGERISGAEMNRRMGWEPVAFKSKEGLALLNGTQFMSAFGVYCLMQARRLSIYADRIGALSLDAFDGRLDPFEDLIHIIRPQAGQRRTAEAFRKLLKDSEMMAREKKHVQDPYSFRCIPQVHGASKDAIRYVESVFLAEINGVTDNPNIFPDEDRIISGGNFHGQPLAMALDFLAIGLAELGSISERRTFQLVSGNRELPDFLVANPGLNSGLMIPQYTAASIVSRNKQLCTPASVDSIVSSNGQEDHVSMGANAATKTYEVVNNLYSILAIECMCASQALSFREEKTSPFLQEFADNFREKVSFIDNDRIFREDIRHAEEFLKEYTLNSPI; this is translated from the coding sequence ATGATGAGTACGCACATCATAGACCCTACTAAAGAGCTTACCTTTGAGCACCTGAACATACTTGTGCGACCTGGCACGACCATAGAGCTGAGTGATGAGGCTATAAAGAAGATAGAAAAATGCCGGGCCTACCTGGACAAAACGGTAAAAGACTCCGTAATGCCGGTATACGGTGTAAACACGGGATTTGGCTCACTTTACAAAAAAAACATCCCCGCGGAAAGTCTGACCGAACTGCAGGTGAACCTGGTACGGTCTCATGCATGTGGCGCAGGCCGGGAGATTCCTTCGGAAATTGTTCGCCTCATGCTGGCGCTGAAGGTACAGAGCCTCTCATATGGCCACAGCGGTGTACAGCTTGTCACTGTACAGCGCCTGATTGATATGTTTAATGCCGGCATTTGCCCTGTAGTGTATGAATTTGGTTCACTCGGCGCCAGTGGCGACCTGGCCCCACTGGCACATCTGAGCCTGCCCCTGATCGGCGAGGGTGAAGTAATCCTGGACGGTGAACGAATAAGCGGGGCAGAGATGAATCGCCGTATGGGCTGGGAGCCGGTGGCCTTCAAATCAAAAGAAGGATTGGCCCTGCTAAACGGCACACAGTTTATGAGCGCCTTTGGCGTGTACTGCCTGATGCAGGCCCGTCGTCTTTCCATCTATGCAGACCGTATTGGCGCCCTTTCACTTGATGCCTTCGATGGTCGCCTCGATCCTTTCGAAGACCTTATTCACATTATCAGACCCCAGGCCGGGCAGCGCCGTACCGCCGAAGCCTTCAGAAAGCTGCTCAAAGACAGTGAAATGATGGCCCGTGAGAAAAAGCACGTGCAGGACCCCTACTCCTTCCGCTGCATTCCCCAGGTGCACGGCGCCTCAAAAGATGCGATCCGGTACGTTGAAAGTGTGTTTCTGGCTGAAATAAACGGGGTGACGGACAATCCGAATATTTTCCCTGACGAAGACAGGATCATATCGGGAGGAAACTTCCACGGCCAGCCCCTGGCCATGGCCCTGGACTTTCTGGCTATTGGCCTGGCTGAACTGGGCAGTATCAGTGAACGGCGTACCTTTCAGCTAGTGAGCGGCAACCGCGAGCTGCCCGATTTCCTGGTGGCTAACCCTGGTCTGAATAGCGGACTGATGATACCGCAGTATACGGCCGCCAGCATCGTGAGCCGAAATAAGCAACTGTGCACACCTGCATCTGTGGATAGTATTGTTTCGTCTAACGGCCAGGAGGACCACGTAAGTATGGGAGCAAATGCTGCTACCAAGACTTATGAGGTGGTTAATAATTTATACAGCATACTGGCTATAGAATGCATGTGTGCCTCACAAGCATTATCTTTCCGCGAAGAAAAGACCTCCCCTTTCCTGCAGGAATTTGCAGACAATTTCAGAGAAAAGGTGTCGTTTATTGATAATGATCGTATTTTTCGGGAAGACATCCGCCATGCGGAAGAGTTTCTGAAAGAGTATACCCTTAATTCGCCAATTTGA
- a CDS encoding gliding motility-associated C-terminal domain-containing protein — protein MRRYTFAMFRFLTLIFTGLFVVQAAHAQIESDKSRFRVDYVAGCVPLDVTITNLWPDQNINVNFHPKGRENPPDVTELNATTFTYTYTEPGDYLLEQILALPDDQITDNEDKWDQITISVYEPLPPTATVYRCTNHTIRVDIDTEADSYDQYLIDYGDGNTAYTDGTNIPVYSYASPGTYTITIDGLYAGGKMNCDTYSETITTINQLTAGQVESLTVTNTDRTNGQVTLGLNLAPATTYELEVSRGGYNNFTYVRTLEPEATEAVIEGLNTLERYYCFRVVATTGCSDADIPSNIVCSVKTEATARNNENRITWETSVLDFDAFDLYRDGELITSITTSGSRGYTDQDVECQVEYCYTVQTRNITSTSEGNPACVTAISNRTPASVTDLAVSVVGDSVQVTFLPPEDEGNGRGVLFRSQGQGSFLPLDTISGTTYFDSRLNLNTNEYCYSLRFADECDNVSQPSLVACPMILSLEQSGDNILLEWNEYFGFENLLYYLVEEYDENGQVVNSTTTATPSITLQVELEQRIYYAFRVVAVSAGSGPNGAALSALSNVATLTLEPTFALPTAFTPDGDGINDRYAPLGTYLQTFSLYVYNRWGELVYAETDGTQGWDGTFNGQAAPEGRYTCVTDVRDTSGGTTTLRESFMLLRNR, from the coding sequence TTGAGAAGATACACATTCGCCATGTTCAGATTCCTGACGCTAATTTTCACCGGCTTATTTGTCGTACAGGCAGCGCATGCCCAGATAGAAAGTGATAAGAGCAGGTTCAGGGTAGATTATGTGGCGGGATGCGTTCCCCTGGATGTAACGATAACCAACCTGTGGCCGGACCAGAACATTAATGTGAATTTTCACCCCAAAGGCCGGGAAAATCCACCGGACGTCACGGAGTTAAACGCGACCACGTTCACGTATACCTATACCGAGCCGGGGGATTACCTTCTGGAACAGATACTTGCCCTGCCCGATGACCAGATTACTGACAATGAAGATAAGTGGGACCAGATCACCATCTCGGTCTATGAGCCTCTGCCCCCAACGGCAACTGTCTATCGCTGTACTAACCATACCATACGGGTAGATATCGATACAGAAGCAGACTCCTACGACCAGTACCTGATAGACTATGGCGATGGCAATACGGCTTATACGGATGGTACAAATATACCTGTCTACTCCTACGCAAGCCCGGGCACATACACCATTACCATAGATGGTCTGTATGCCGGTGGGAAAATGAACTGCGATACGTACTCTGAGACCATCACTACCATAAATCAGCTTACTGCCGGACAGGTAGAAAGCCTGACGGTAACTAATACAGACCGTACCAACGGCCAGGTAACGCTGGGGCTGAACCTTGCCCCTGCCACTACCTATGAACTGGAGGTATCACGAGGAGGCTATAATAATTTTACCTACGTGCGAACCCTGGAGCCGGAAGCTACCGAGGCCGTCATAGAGGGGCTCAATACGCTGGAAAGATATTATTGCTTTCGTGTGGTAGCCACTACCGGTTGCTCTGACGCTGACATACCTTCTAACATTGTGTGCAGTGTAAAAACGGAGGCCACGGCCCGTAATAATGAAAACCGCATAACCTGGGAAACCAGCGTGCTGGACTTCGATGCTTTTGACCTGTACCGTGACGGGGAACTGATTACGTCAATTACGACCAGTGGCAGCAGGGGCTATACCGATCAGGATGTTGAATGCCAGGTTGAATACTGCTACACTGTACAGACCCGCAATATAACGAGTACCTCCGAGGGCAACCCTGCTTGTGTTACGGCCATATCTAATCGTACACCTGCCTCAGTTACAGACCTCGCAGTAAGTGTGGTGGGGGATAGTGTGCAGGTAACCTTCCTGCCTCCGGAAGATGAGGGCAATGGTCGCGGGGTATTGTTCCGTAGCCAGGGCCAGGGCTCATTTTTACCCCTTGATACCATCAGCGGCACCACCTACTTTGATTCCAGGCTAAACCTGAATACTAATGAATACTGCTACAGCCTTCGCTTTGCGGATGAATGCGATAATGTATCGCAGCCGAGCCTGGTGGCATGCCCCATGATCCTCTCCCTGGAGCAGTCCGGAGATAATATTTTACTGGAATGGAATGAGTATTTTGGTTTTGAAAACCTGCTGTATTACCTGGTAGAGGAATATGACGAGAACGGTCAGGTAGTAAACAGTACGACGACCGCCACGCCATCTATCACCCTGCAGGTAGAGCTTGAGCAACGTATATATTACGCATTCCGGGTCGTAGCCGTGAGTGCCGGTAGCGGGCCGAACGGTGCTGCATTGTCAGCTTTAAGTAATGTGGCGACCCTTACCCTGGAGCCGACCTTTGCCTTGCCTACTGCATTCACACCCGACGGAGACGGGATTAATGACCGCTACGCTCCCCTTGGCACCTATCTGCAAACCTTCTCCCTCTATGTGTATAATCGCTGGGGTGAACTGGTATACGCTGAGACCGATGGCACCCAGGGCTGGGACGGCACCTTTAACGGCCAGGCTGCTCCTGAAGGCCGTTACACCTGTGTGACTGATGTACGTGACACCAGCGGGGGCACCACCACCCTCCGCGAAAGCTTCATGTTGCTTAGAAACAGGTAA
- a CDS encoding YbaB/EbfC family nucleoid-associated protein yields MFDMMKMMGKMKEVQAKMREVQENLVHVTATGEAGAGMVKATANGHKQIIELTIDQDMIKPEDREMIQDLTIAAVNSALAAVDVKVKEEMKKQTEGVLPNIPGLDLSGMM; encoded by the coding sequence ATGTTCGATATGATGAAAATGATGGGCAAGATGAAGGAGGTTCAGGCTAAAATGCGTGAAGTCCAGGAAAACCTTGTCCACGTAACTGCCACCGGTGAGGCTGGCGCCGGCATGGTAAAAGCCACAGCTAATGGCCACAAGCAAATCATCGAGCTCACGATAGATCAGGACATGATCAAACCGGAAGACCGGGAGATGATTCAAGACCTGACCATAGCCGCCGTAAACAGTGCACTGGCTGCTGTGGATGTGAAGGTAAAAGAGGAAATGAAGAAGCAGACCGAAGGGGTACTGCCTAATATCCCGGGGCTGGACCTGAGCGGCATGATGTAA
- a CDS encoding glycosyltransferase family 2 protein, with protein MPHTAIVILNYNTRGFLQKFLPGVLAHSGDCEVIVADNRSPDDSVAFMKEFYPEVRLIETEENLGFASGYNEVLRQVEADYYILLNSDVEVTPDWTAPLLRLMESNPEVAACHPKILAYDDKSLFEYAGGAGGYIDRLGYPFCRGRLFDTLEKDEGQYDDTRRVFWATGACMMVRADIYHTCGGLDDSFFAHMEEIDFCWRIQLSGHKVYYCGESSVHHVGGGTLPKTSARKTYLNFRNGLAMLYKNCLPATIWWVIPCRILLDWVAAARFFLQGKPAFGQAIFRAHRDFVKMRGDLKIKRKNTLKQKPQRVERVIYPGSLLYDYFVKGKKRFSELNFLPENQK; from the coding sequence ATGCCACACACTGCCATTGTCATCCTTAATTATAACACGCGGGGTTTTCTTCAAAAGTTTCTGCCCGGCGTACTGGCACACAGCGGAGACTGTGAGGTAATAGTGGCGGATAACCGTTCTCCGGATGATTCAGTGGCATTTATGAAGGAGTTTTACCCGGAAGTCAGACTTATAGAGACTGAAGAAAACCTTGGGTTTGCCAGCGGCTATAATGAAGTACTAAGACAGGTAGAGGCAGATTACTACATACTGCTGAATAGTGACGTAGAGGTAACACCAGACTGGACTGCCCCCCTGCTAAGGCTAATGGAATCAAACCCGGAAGTAGCCGCATGTCATCCGAAGATACTGGCATACGATGACAAATCGCTCTTTGAATATGCCGGTGGAGCAGGTGGCTACATTGACAGGCTGGGCTACCCATTTTGCCGGGGCAGGCTATTTGACACGCTTGAAAAGGACGAGGGTCAGTATGATGATACGCGGCGGGTGTTCTGGGCCACAGGTGCCTGCATGATGGTACGGGCCGATATTTATCATACCTGCGGCGGATTGGATGATAGCTTTTTTGCCCACATGGAAGAGATAGACTTTTGCTGGAGAATACAATTATCCGGCCATAAAGTATACTATTGTGGCGAAAGCAGTGTACATCATGTAGGCGGAGGAACTTTACCCAAGACCAGCGCCCGGAAAACCTACCTCAACTTTAGAAACGGGCTGGCGATGTTGTACAAAAATTGCCTGCCGGCAACTATTTGGTGGGTAATTCCTTGCCGAATATTACTTGACTGGGTGGCTGCGGCAAGATTTTTTTTACAGGGTAAGCCGGCGTTCGGCCAGGCGATATTCAGAGCGCACCGTGATTTCGTAAAAATGAGGGGTGATCTGAAAATTAAAAGAAAGAATACGCTTAAGCAAAAACCACAGCGGGTTGAGAGAGTTATCTACCCGGGCAGCCTCTTATATGACTATTTCGTAAAAGGCAAAAAACGCTTTTCGGAATTAAACTTTCTGCCTGAAAATCAAAAATAA
- a CDS encoding PspC domain-containing protein: MKRIQQFFEDRAFGVCTHMGHKLGIPTASIRIFFIYSSFLAFGSPIILYLGLAFIMNFRRHLRRRHSPIFYF, from the coding sequence ATGAAACGAATCCAGCAATTTTTTGAAGATAGGGCTTTCGGGGTGTGTACGCACATGGGCCATAAGCTTGGTATTCCCACTGCAAGCATTAGGATATTTTTTATATATTCCTCCTTTCTGGCCTTCGGCTCACCAATTATACTTTACTTAGGTTTAGCGTTTATTATGAACTTCCGAAGACACCTGAGAAGGCGCCATAGTCCGATCTTTTATTTTTGA